The following proteins are co-located in the Paenibacillus sp. FSL H8-0079 genome:
- a CDS encoding TrmB family transcriptional regulator: MDQLLHHLRHLGFTEMESKIMVELARQGSASGYEVAKRLGVSRSNVYATLQRLEQRGFLRCSPGEPAKYSVLKPEEMTRMISDQMRTSLNYVQSSMPKSEPEKPVFYNIEGDKNVFENLSRELAEAQHEIVVDVWREEAELLRNDLQQAEARGVRLLWSCDGGEGMIDQPVPLPGLPLYGTGNGRKFSLVVDRRWCMLGMRGESCATQAVVTEHPVMTGLLLNHFAQELVLYELEQDMGEELGSRYGHRYEDLSARYWSSPSGEDNKS; this comes from the coding sequence ATGGACCAACTGCTGCATCATTTGCGTCATCTCGGGTTTACCGAGATGGAATCTAAAATTATGGTGGAACTCGCTCGTCAGGGATCAGCCTCAGGATATGAGGTTGCGAAGCGGCTGGGCGTGTCCCGTTCCAATGTATATGCGACCCTGCAACGGCTGGAACAGCGTGGGTTCTTGCGGTGTAGTCCGGGGGAACCAGCGAAGTATAGTGTGCTGAAGCCTGAGGAGATGACACGCATGATCTCCGATCAAATGCGTACCTCTCTGAATTATGTCCAGAGCAGCATGCCCAAGAGTGAACCAGAGAAACCTGTCTTCTATAACATCGAGGGTGACAAAAATGTGTTTGAGAATCTGAGCCGTGAATTGGCCGAGGCTCAGCATGAGATTGTCGTAGATGTTTGGCGTGAAGAGGCAGAGCTGCTACGTAATGACTTACAGCAGGCTGAAGCTCGCGGTGTGCGGCTGTTATGGTCATGTGATGGTGGCGAAGGCATGATCGATCAGCCCGTTCCTTTGCCGGGATTACCTTTGTACGGCACAGGTAATGGTCGGAAATTCTCCCTGGTGGTGGATCGCCGCTGGTGCATGCTGGGCATGCGCGGTGAATCATGCGCTACACAAGCAGTGGTGACGGAGCATCCGGTAATGACCGGACTGCTGCTGAATCATTTTGCTCAAGAACTGGTGTTGTACGAACTGGAACAGGATATGGGTGAGGAACTGGGGTCCCGCTATGGGCACCGGTACGAAGATCTCTCTGCACGTTACTGGTCTTCTCCTTCAGGAGAGGATAACAAGAGCTAG
- a CDS encoding UvrD-helicase domain-containing protein — protein MLSPNSTFYPRPLGVTPAASLPQSPSAPLETSRQLVGNDQQDAFYFRLLEEAGIKLNAPQISAVRHGRGPILTLAGAGCGKTTVLAARAGYLIEVSGVHAGSILLVTFTNKAATEMKDRIAALPGIRPAAARAVQARTFHSFALTLLRHYGVQEEIFGESRAQHTVLKMLLRQNGMSEAFQPESLLAMLSAWKMQGSETTDLPEKSQEERDAKRVLLGYEAWKQDRGKMDFDDILLRAAALLRDPAVLGPLQKRFQYIMVDEFQDTNHLQYEIVQKLASAHRNLMVVGDDDQTIYTFNGARQESILEFDKVYPGARIVTLDINYRSDARILGLGSELVARNKRRRDKRLRAAGNRGDAPRFATPSNAEEEAAWVVNQLCQQVEEGQHTYRDIAILHRTASSSRAVFEQLVLKDVPFVQHGASPVFYDQSLIRPLMDHLRLSLDPRAMDALPSALGPLYVSRDAGLEWIQRSEQQQAKKYPLIHLVKWDKLKPFQQEQVKERIKLIKSLHKLKPIIAIQEMRRQFYDKYMESGDPSIFTHYKETMLETLDEFEAAVKKFETVEEFIQFADELSRRHREMESLRRTQDSDAVQLMTIHRAKGLEFPCVYWIGASEGIVPHSTALRQDIPEDQKAALAVQQTDAELDMALEEERRLAYVAITRAKQYLYVTSPASHHGKPADVSRFLLEAFGMEVPDKRKPREESRTSGQTSYGKGNGQYTRSGSSVRSEGRDMAQRRAISHSDRRDYEVHNERDEDRLGERRGSGEIRNHKAFSTPGVSPTAASSSSSQSHTSGSGNAERTETVAIWKCSSSTCKAWLRQKPAVPSKATKKASSGPPACPLCSGSMDAGTRQVPVTGRFGK, from the coding sequence ATGTTAAGTCCGAACTCAACGTTCTACCCCCGTCCGCTTGGGGTTACCCCGGCGGCGTCCCTGCCCCAGTCCCCGTCTGCTCCGCTAGAGACCAGTCGGCAACTCGTGGGCAATGATCAACAGGATGCCTTTTATTTTCGTTTACTTGAAGAGGCAGGCATCAAACTAAACGCACCACAAATCTCGGCAGTCCGACACGGCAGAGGACCGATTCTTACGCTCGCCGGAGCTGGTTGTGGCAAAACGACTGTGCTGGCTGCAAGAGCCGGCTACCTCATAGAGGTCAGTGGCGTACATGCAGGCAGCATCCTGCTGGTGACGTTCACGAACAAGGCCGCCACCGAGATGAAAGACCGGATCGCCGCATTGCCAGGTATACGCCCGGCAGCCGCAAGAGCCGTACAGGCTCGCACCTTCCACTCTTTTGCGCTGACATTATTGCGTCATTACGGTGTGCAGGAAGAGATCTTTGGCGAGTCACGGGCTCAGCATACGGTGCTGAAGATGCTTCTTCGCCAAAACGGCATGAGTGAGGCCTTCCAGCCTGAAAGTCTGCTGGCGATGCTGTCCGCATGGAAGATGCAAGGATCGGAAACCACCGATCTGCCTGAGAAATCACAGGAAGAACGTGATGCCAAGCGTGTCCTGCTAGGTTACGAAGCCTGGAAGCAGGATCGGGGCAAAATGGATTTTGATGATATTTTACTGCGGGCAGCCGCGCTGCTACGTGATCCTGCTGTTCTGGGGCCACTTCAGAAGCGTTTCCAGTACATTATGGTAGATGAGTTCCAGGATACCAACCATCTGCAGTATGAAATTGTGCAAAAACTGGCTTCCGCCCACCGCAACCTGATGGTTGTGGGAGACGATGACCAGACGATCTATACCTTTAATGGCGCACGCCAGGAATCGATTTTGGAATTCGATAAAGTATACCCCGGCGCACGCATTGTGACGCTGGATATCAATTATCGTAGTGATGCACGCATTCTGGGACTCGGAAGCGAACTGGTCGCTCGTAATAAACGTAGACGTGACAAACGGCTTCGTGCCGCCGGAAATCGCGGAGATGCGCCTCGTTTCGCTACACCATCCAATGCGGAGGAAGAAGCCGCGTGGGTCGTAAACCAGCTGTGCCAGCAGGTTGAAGAAGGGCAACACACCTATCGTGATATTGCGATTCTGCACCGGACAGCCAGCAGCAGCCGGGCTGTCTTCGAGCAGCTTGTGTTGAAAGACGTACCTTTTGTACAGCATGGTGCTTCTCCGGTGTTCTATGACCAGTCTCTCATCAGACCCCTGATGGATCATCTGCGTCTGTCTCTTGATCCACGTGCCATGGATGCTCTTCCCAGTGCGCTGGGACCGCTCTATGTATCACGGGATGCGGGTCTGGAATGGATTCAACGCTCCGAGCAACAACAAGCCAAGAAATACCCACTCATCCATCTGGTGAAATGGGACAAGCTGAAACCTTTCCAACAGGAACAGGTCAAGGAACGCATCAAGCTGATCAAATCACTGCACAAACTAAAGCCCATCATCGCCATTCAGGAGATGCGCAGGCAGTTCTACGACAAGTATATGGAAAGCGGCGATCCCAGCATCTTCACCCATTATAAGGAAACGATGCTGGAAACTCTGGATGAATTTGAAGCTGCCGTCAAAAAATTCGAAACGGTAGAAGAGTTCATTCAATTCGCGGATGAACTCTCCCGCAGACACCGTGAGATGGAATCTCTACGCCGTACACAGGACAGTGACGCGGTACAGCTGATGACCATTCACCGGGCCAAAGGATTGGAGTTCCCTTGTGTATACTGGATTGGAGCCAGTGAAGGCATTGTGCCTCATAGTACAGCACTGCGCCAGGATATCCCTGAGGATCAGAAAGCTGCGCTTGCTGTGCAACAGACAGACGCCGAGCTGGACATGGCGCTGGAGGAAGAACGCAGGCTCGCCTACGTTGCTATCACACGGGCCAAGCAGTACTTGTATGTCACCTCACCGGCAAGTCATCACGGAAAGCCAGCGGATGTGTCCCGCTTCCTGCTTGAAGCCTTCGGCATGGAAGTTCCGGACAAACGCAAACCTCGTGAGGAGAGCCGGACGAGCGGTCAGACTTCATATGGTAAAGGTAATGGACAATATACACGCTCGGGCTCTAGTGTTCGTTCCGAGGGTCGGGATATGGCTCAGCGTCGTGCCATCAGCCATAGTGACCGTCGTGACTACGAGGTCCACAACGAACGTGACGAGGATCGCCTTGGTGAACGGCGTGGCAGTGGTGAAATTCGCAACCATAAGGCGTTCAGCACTCCGGGTGTGAGTCCGACCGCTGCGAGTTCCTCCAGTTCGCAGTCGCACACTTCAGGTTCAGGTAATGCTGAGCGTACGGAGACCGTTGCGATCTGGAAATGCAGTTCGTCCACCTGCAAAGCGTGGCTAAGACAGAAACCGGCTGTACCTTCAAAAGCAACCAAGAAGGCATCATCGGGTCCACCTGCCTGCCCTCTATGTTCAGGATCGATGGACGCCGGTACTCGCCAGGTTCCTGTAACGGGGAGATTTGGGAAATAA
- a CDS encoding zinc ribbon domain-containing protein yields the protein MKLLQRIKDGANKATERAQHAVEIGKLNNQIVGLQQEQEVHFTDMGRIFYEGYRAQDMTRAEKEMVDLSQLCDELQDEIDGLRNKIAQLKNERLCECGHVASLDANFCPKCGRKLGEFKTPAPTVGAVGVAGATTAARQEAAVAQTQTPEPDFYDAPPELELEEDEPYHTVIPSIADLETESEYNSTEFTQEEKEAFDAEWERRRDEEMQRERERQQELDERIRYWKENNPIVNTVDVQTEVSREMVSCQICAAELPKGSKWCPRCGAEQI from the coding sequence ATGAAACTGCTTCAGCGCATCAAAGACGGAGCGAACAAAGCAACAGAGCGTGCCCAGCACGCCGTTGAGATTGGGAAACTGAACAACCAGATTGTGGGCTTGCAACAGGAACAGGAAGTCCATTTTACAGATATGGGTCGCATCTTCTATGAGGGTTATCGGGCACAGGATATGACACGTGCAGAAAAAGAAATGGTGGATCTGTCGCAGCTCTGCGACGAATTGCAGGACGAGATTGATGGTCTGCGCAACAAGATTGCACAACTCAAGAATGAACGGTTGTGCGAGTGTGGACACGTCGCTTCCCTGGATGCCAACTTCTGTCCTAAATGCGGACGCAAGTTGGGTGAATTCAAGACACCAGCACCTACAGTAGGAGCTGTAGGAGTTGCAGGAGCCACCACAGCCGCGAGACAGGAGGCAGCTGTAGCTCAAACCCAAACTCCAGAGCCGGACTTCTACGATGCGCCACCTGAATTGGAACTGGAGGAAGACGAGCCGTATCACACGGTCATTCCGTCCATAGCCGATCTGGAGACGGAATCGGAATATAACAGTACCGAGTTTACCCAAGAAGAAAAGGAAGCGTTCGATGCGGAGTGGGAACGTCGCAGAGATGAAGAGATGCAACGGGAACGTGAGCGTCAGCAGGAGTTGGACGAACGCATCCGCTACTGGAAAGAAAATAACCCGATCGTGAATACGGTGGATGTACAGACCGAAGTGTCACGCGAAATGGTGAGTTGTCAGATTTGTGCAGCCGAGCTGCCCAAAGGTTCAAAATGGTGTCCGCGCTGCGGTGCCGAACAGATCTGA